In a single window of the Papaver somniferum cultivar HN1 chromosome 8, ASM357369v1, whole genome shotgun sequence genome:
- the LOC113302792 gene encoding uncharacterized protein At4g38062-like: protein MEKVCKELDDVKDERDKLKDELRIKESAVKHMCSANDKLRSDYGQKLQKLEGDNKILLIALDESNVKSNEQDQKLCTFKQEIEGLKELLRVSKKKCCEAEERGANVSKQLGKREDMCIKLEEENVKYKEQLKWKKEQFDYLEEAHKKMQDEFQLNKKEWAKEKLNLIEEISTLSTSLDSQIRISESLQSGLEMCNHALAHEESRRKLLEVEVSELKQCNESVLADYQEEKTKVESMTAKRDEEIASLRNSLGAKQTFSKEMEFRISHLEEENRVLRGSLKEFQEARIQDAGAGSSLLKIRNKLKGLEKVHSECSMNMKARESEFVCQTEKLMVNLNDCKSELDVKYKLIQELKMELELWSSLTLQLKIDNEEMYVLLVMYKSGFADAQSNLTNLDAAVKLCDSERREKIARLTEQLEEKNSSLTKAYAEIEKGSQTAALLVKKIESLDASNMSNSKTEMELYSKMKDEEIAHLMEELDQKNDLLLKACDEIEKYRENTASIEKKLEFFRASEQQYSVVQNEFERCKTIQVVGELDIQVKNLMIIELEEEIHNLQQKLELQDKSLLCSEQNEEHLQAALELKQSEIEKVQDQLGNQGRNLEGVIEKLESEKILLRNEIIMLTSEKKDFLNLLGDFSDRVNGFSDKGTELMARLERTMQSISKANELDFQVKSLTIFKLEEEIDKLQKKLELLDKFLLFSKQKEEHLEAALEMKQSEIEEVHDQLGNQQRTFEGVIEKLKYEKTLLCGEILKLKSEKKDFLELLEDLSDKASGFSDTDTELMARLEDISKAN from the coding sequence ATGGAGAAGGTTTGTAAAGAATTAGACGATGTTAAAGATGAAAGGGATAAACTAAAAGATGAGTTACGAATTAAAGAATCTGCTGTTAAACATATGTGTTCAGCAAACGATAAACTCCGGTCTGATTATGGACAGAAGTTACAGAAATTGGAAGGGGACAATAAAATCTTGTTAATTGCATTAGATGAGTCAAATGTGAAAAGCAATGAGCAAGACCAGAAGCTTTGTACGTTTAAGCAGGAGATTGAAGGTTTAAAGGAACTCTTAAGGGTGTCAAAGAAAAAGTGTTGTGAAGCAGAAGAAAGAGGGGCTAATGTTAGTAAACAGCTGGGAAAGAGAGAAGACATGTGCATTAAACTAGAAGAGGAAAATGTGAAATACAAGGAACAACTGAAATGGAAGAAAGAGCAATTTGATTATCTCGAAGAAGCGCATAAAAAGATGCAAGATGAGTTCCAGTTGAATAAGAAGGAATGGGCTAAGGAGAAGTTAAATCTCATTGAAGAGATTTCAACACTAAGCACAAGTTTGGATTCACAGATAAGAATATCGGAAAGTCTTCAGAGCGGGTTGGAGATGTGCAACCATGCGTTAGCCCATGAAGAAAGCAGAAGGAAGTTACTTGAAGTTGAAGTTTCTGAATTGAAACAGTGCAATGAGAGTGTTCTTGCAGATTATCAAGAGGAGAAAACAAAGGTTGAAAGCATGACAGCAAAAAGGGATGAAGAAATTGCATCTCTAAGAAACTCATTAGGCGCAAAACAGACATTTTCCAAAGAGATGGAGTTCAGAATAAGTCATCTGGAGGAAGAAAACCGGGTTTTGCGGGGATCTCTTAAAGAATTTCAGGAAGCTCGGATCCAAGATGCTGGTGCAGGTTCTTCATTATTGAAGATACGTAACAAGCTTAAAGGTCTAGAGAAAGTGCATAGTGAATGCTCCATGAACATGAAAGCTAGAGAATCTGAATTTGTTTGTCAAACCGAAAAGCTGATGGTAAATCTGAATGACTGCAAATCTGAGTTGGATGTGAAATATAAACTAATCCAGGAATTGAAGATGGAGCTAGAACTCTGGAGTTCGTTGACGTTACAGTTAAAAATTGATAATGAAGAAATGTACGTGTTGCTTGTGATGTACAAATCAGGATTTGCTGATGCTCAATCAAATCTAACGAATTTGGATGCTGCAGTGAAACTTTGCGACTCTGAGAGAAGAGAAAAAATTGCTCGTCTGACGGAGCAATTGGAGGAGAAGAACAGTTCCCTGACTAAAGCCTATGCTGAAATTGAGAAGGGGAGTCAGACTGCAGCATTATTAGTGAAGAAGATCGAGTCCTTAGATGCATCAAACATGTCAAATTCGAAAACTGAGATGGAACTTTACAGCAAAATGAAAGACGAAGaaattgctcatctgatggaggAGTTGGATCAAAAGAACGACTTGTTGCTGAAAGCCTGTGATGAAATTGAAAAGTATCGCGAGAACACGGCATCAATAGAGAAGAAATTAGAGTTCTTTCGTGCATCTGAGCAGCAGTATAGTGTGGTACAGAACGAGTTTGAGAGGTGTAAAACAATTCAGGTTGTAGGTGAGCTAGATATCCAGGTGAAGAATTTGATGATTATCGAACTAGAAGAAGAAATCCACAACTTGCAGCAAAAGTTGGAGCTACAAGACAAGTCCTTGTTGTGCTCGGAACAAAATGAAGAGCATCTTCAAGCTGCATTGGAATTGAAACAATCGGAGATTGAAAAAGTTCAAGATCAACTTGGGAATCAAGGAAGAAACTTAGAAGGCGTCATCGAAAAGCTTGAATCTGAAAAAATCCTGTTGCGTAATGAAATCATTATGCTGACATCTGAGAAGAAAGACTTTTTGAACCTTCTAGGGGATTTCTCTGATCGGGTCAATGGGTTTTCTGATAAAGGCACAGAGCTTATGGCAAGGTTAGAGAGAACAATGCAGAGTATCAGCAAGGCCAATGAACTAGATTTCCAGGTGAAGAGCTTGACAATTTtcaaactagaagaggaaatcgACAAGTTGCAGAAAAAATTGGAGCTACTAGACAAGTTCTTGCTGTTCTCAAAGCAAAAAGAAGAGCATCTTGAAGCTGCATTGGAAATGAAACAATCTGAAATTGAAGAAGTTCATGATCAACTTGGGAACCAACAAAGAACCTTTGAAGGTGTTATCGAAAAGCTTAAATATGAGAAAACCCTTTTGTGTGGTGAAATCCTGAAGCTGAAATCCGAGAAGAAAGACTTTTTGGAACTTCTTGAGGATTTGTCTGACAAGGCCAGTGGGTTTTCTGATACAGACACGGAGCTTATGGCAAGGTTAGAGGATATCAGCAAGGCCAACTAA
- the LOC113302793 gene encoding mitochondrial pyruvate carrier 1 → MAAFKAFLNSPVGPKTTHFWGPIANWGFVAAGLVDMQKPPELISGNMTGAMCVYSGLFMRFAWMVQPRNYLLLACHASNETVQLYQFSRWAKAQGYLENKKDEVKKPEEAKKPE, encoded by the exons ATGGCGGCCTTTAAAGCGTTCTTGAATAGCCCTGTGGGTCCTAAAACAACTCATTTTTGGGGTCCTATTGCCAACTGGGGATTCGTTGCAGCT GGGTTAGTTGATATGCAAAAACCCCCAGAACTGATATCTGGCAACATGACTGGAG CAATGTGTGTCTATTCGGGTTTGTTCATGAGGTTCGCATGGATGGTACAGCCACGAAACTATCTACTCCTAGCATGTCATGCCTCAAATGAGACTGTCCAGCTCTATCAATTCTCGCGATGGGCTAAAGCTCAAGG GTACTTGGAGAACAAAAAAGATGAAGTTAAAAAACCAGAGGAAGCTAAAAAACCAGAGTGA
- the LOC113302795 gene encoding urease-like isoform X2, translating to MRQVLPAVPHLLHMVQVEGTFRDGTKLITVHDAIASDNGNLELALHGSFLPVPSLDKFSDTENDMVPGEILFATGDIVLNAGRPAITLKVVNTADRPVQVGSHYHFIEVNPYLVFDRRRAYGMRLNIPAGTAIRFEPGYAKSVTLVRIGGRQVIRGGNGIADGPFDVSQIAKVMEAVTAKSIGHQEEANASEGIAGEEPTVTKVVSREAYANMYGPKTGNKVRLGDTDLYAEIERDFAVYGDECVFGGGKVVRDGMGQASGYSSSDCLDTVITNALIIDYTGIYKADVGIKGGLIVRIGKSGNPDVMHGVFFNMTVGVNTEVIAGEGLILTAGGIDCHVHFICPQLADTAISSGITTLIGGGTGPADGTRATTCTPGPVHMKLMLQSTDNLPLNFGFTGKGNSAKPEGLEEIIKSGAMGLKLHEDWGTTPAAIDNCLSVADKYDVQVNIHTDTLNESGCVEHTIAAFKDRTIHTYHSEGAGGGHAPDIIKVCGVKNVLPSSTNPTRPFTSNTVDEHLDMLMVCHHLDKNIPEDVSFAESRIRAETIAAEDILHDLGAISIISSDSEAMGRIGEVITRTWQTAHKMKEQRGQIGHTGSLNDNFRIKRYIAKYTINPAIANGFSEYVGSVEAGKLADLVLWKPSFFGAKPEMVIKGGEIAWANMGDPNASIPTPEPVMMRPMFGLFGNAGSSNSISFVSKAAKEAGIGTEYGLKKRVEAVSNARKLTKLDMKLNSALPVIEVDPETYTVTADGEVLTCSPATTVPLSRNYFLF from the exons AT GAGGCAAGTTCTTCCAGCTGTTCCGCACCTTCTACACATGGTTCAG GTTGAAGGGACATTTCGAGACGGAACAAAGTTAATCACTGTTCATGATGCTATTGCGAGTGATAATGGGAATTTGGAGCTAGCTTTACATGGGTCTTTCCTTCCAG TTCCTTCGCTAGACAAGTTTTCTGATACAGAAAATGATATGGTTCCTGGCGAAATCTTGTTTGCAACGGGTGATATTGTGCTTAATGCTGGAAGGCCAGCCATTACTCTTAAGGTTGTTAACACTGCCGACAGACCTGTTCAG GTTGGTAGTCACTATCATTTCATTGAAGTAAACCCATATCTGGTTTTCGATCGAAGGAGAGCTTATGGCATGCGACTGAATATACCAGCAGGCACAGCTATTCGGTTTGAG CCAGGGTATGCCAAAAGTGTTACTCTGGTAAGAATTGGAGGAAGGCAAGTAATAAGAGGAGGGAATGGCATTGCAGACGGTCCTTTCGATGTTTCCCAGATTGCCAAGGTGATGGAAGCTGTGACTGCTAAATCAATTGGCCACCAAGAGGAAGCAAATGCTAG TGAAGGTATCGCAGGAGAAGAACCAACTGTAACGAAAGTAGTTTCTCGAGAAGCTTACGCTAACATGTATGGGCCTAAGACTGGCAACAAAGTTCGCCTCGGTGATACCGACTTGTATGCAGAAATTGAAAGAGATTTTGCTGTTTATGGCGACGAATGTGTATTTGGAGGTGGAAAGGTGGTAAGGGATGGAATGGGGCAGGCTTCTGGCTATTCATCATCTGACTGCCTGGATACTGTTATTACAAATGCTTTAATAATTGATTATACAGGAATTTACAAAGCTGATGTTGGTATCAAAGGCGGACTGATTGTCCGCATTGGAAAATCAGGAAATCCTGACGTAATGCATGGTGTTTTCTTTAATATGACCGTTGGG GTCAACACTGAGGTTATTGCCGGAGAAGGACTTATTCTAACTGCAGGGGGCATTGACTGTCATGTTCATTTCATTTGTCCGCAACTAGCAGATACAGCAATATCAAGCG GTATCACAACGCTAATTGGAGGTGGGACTGGCCCTGCTGATGGAACTCGTGCAACTACATGTACTCCTGGACCAGTACACATGAAATTGATGTTGCAATCAACTGATAATTTGCCACTAAATTTTGGCTTCACGGGGAAG GGGAACAGTGCCAAGCCAGAGGGGTTGGAAGAAATAATCAAGTCAGGCGCGATGGGTTTGAAGCTACATGAGGACTGGGGAACCACCCCTGCTGCAATAGACAATTGTTTGAGTGTTGCAGACAAATATGACGTTCAA GTCAATATCCATACAGACACATTGAATGAATCTGGATGCGTAGAACATACCATAGCTGCTTTTAAAGATAGAACCATACATACATACCACAG TGAAGGCGCAGGCGGTGGTCATGCTCCAGATATTATCAAAGTATGTGGTGTAAAAAATGTCTTGCCTTCATCCACCAACCCAACTCGTCCTTTTACTTCCAATACAGTGGATGAGCACCTAGACATGCTA ATGGTTTGTCATCATCTTGATAAGAATATCCCAGAAGATGTATCATTTGCCGAATCCCGGATAAGGGCCGAGACAATTGCTGCAGAAGACATTTTACATGATCTGGGGGCCATCAGTATTATTTCTTCTGATTCGGAAGCCATGGGTCGTATTGGAGAG GTGATAACGCGAACGTGGCAAACTGCTCACAAGATGAAGGAACAAAGGGGACAAATTGGTCATACTGGGTCCCTCAATGACAATTTCCGCATCAAACGATACATCGCCAAATACACTATCAATCCTGCAATAGCTAATGGGTTTTCTGAATACGTTGGTTCAGTTGAG GCTGGCAAATTAGCTGATCTTGTATTGTGGAAGCCTTCTTTCTTTGGAGCAAAACCAGAAATGGTGATCAAAGGTGGCGAAATTGCTTGGGCTAATATGGGAGATCCAAACGCAAGCATCCCTACTCCTGAACCG GTAATGATGAGGCCTATGTTCGGTTTATTTGGCAATGCTGGAAGTTCGAACTCGATTTCTTTTGTCAGCAAG GCTGCTAAGGAAGCTGGAATTGGAACCGAATATGGTCTTAAGAAGAGGGTCGAAGCTGTGAGCAACGCGAGGAAACTCACTAAACTCGATATGAAGCTCAATAGTGCGCTTCCTGTGATTGAGGTGGACCCAGAGACATACACTGTTACAGCAGACGGTGAAGTCCTTACCTGCAGTCCAGCCACCACGGTTCCTCTATCGCGAAATTATTTCCTGTTCTAG
- the LOC113302795 gene encoding urease-like isoform X3 has protein sequence MVPGEILFATGDIVLNAGRPAITLKVVNTADRPVQVGSHYHFIEVNPYLVFDRRRAYGMRLNIPAGTAIRFEPGYAKSVTLVRIGGRQVIRGGNGIADGPFDVSQIAKVMEAVTAKSIGHQEEANASEGIAGEEPTVTKVVSREAYANMYGPKTGNKVRLGDTDLYAEIERDFAVYGDECVFGGGKVVRDGMGQASGYSSSDCLDTVITNALIIDYTGIYKADVGIKGGLIVRIGKSGNPDVMHGVFFNMTVGVNTEVIAGEGLILTAGGIDCHVHFICPQLADTAISSGITTLIGGGTGPADGTRATTCTPGPVHMKLMLQSTDNLPLNFGFTGKGNSAKPEGLEEIIKSGAMGLKLHEDWGTTPAAIDNCLSVADKYDVQVNIHTDTLNESGCVEHTIAAFKDRTIHTYHSEGAGGGHAPDIIKVCGVKNVLPSSTNPTRPFTSNTVDEHLDMLMVCHHLDKNIPEDVSFAESRIRAETIAAEDILHDLGAISIISSDSEAMGRIGEVITRTWQTAHKMKEQRGQIGHTGSLNDNFRIKRYIAKYTINPAIANGFSEYVGSVEAGKLADLVLWKPSFFGAKPEMVIKGGEIAWANMGDPNASIPTPEPVMMRPMFGLFGNAGSSNSISFVSKAAKEAGIGTEYGLKKRVEAVSNARKLTKLDMKLNSALPVIEVDPETYTVTADGEVLTCSPATTVPLSRNYFLF, from the exons ATGGTTCCTGGCGAAATCTTGTTTGCAACGGGTGATATTGTGCTTAATGCTGGAAGGCCAGCCATTACTCTTAAGGTTGTTAACACTGCCGACAGACCTGTTCAG GTTGGTAGTCACTATCATTTCATTGAAGTAAACCCATATCTGGTTTTCGATCGAAGGAGAGCTTATGGCATGCGACTGAATATACCAGCAGGCACAGCTATTCGGTTTGAG CCAGGGTATGCCAAAAGTGTTACTCTGGTAAGAATTGGAGGAAGGCAAGTAATAAGAGGAGGGAATGGCATTGCAGACGGTCCTTTCGATGTTTCCCAGATTGCCAAGGTGATGGAAGCTGTGACTGCTAAATCAATTGGCCACCAAGAGGAAGCAAATGCTAG TGAAGGTATCGCAGGAGAAGAACCAACTGTAACGAAAGTAGTTTCTCGAGAAGCTTACGCTAACATGTATGGGCCTAAGACTGGCAACAAAGTTCGCCTCGGTGATACCGACTTGTATGCAGAAATTGAAAGAGATTTTGCTGTTTATGGCGACGAATGTGTATTTGGAGGTGGAAAGGTGGTAAGGGATGGAATGGGGCAGGCTTCTGGCTATTCATCATCTGACTGCCTGGATACTGTTATTACAAATGCTTTAATAATTGATTATACAGGAATTTACAAAGCTGATGTTGGTATCAAAGGCGGACTGATTGTCCGCATTGGAAAATCAGGAAATCCTGACGTAATGCATGGTGTTTTCTTTAATATGACCGTTGGG GTCAACACTGAGGTTATTGCCGGAGAAGGACTTATTCTAACTGCAGGGGGCATTGACTGTCATGTTCATTTCATTTGTCCGCAACTAGCAGATACAGCAATATCAAGCG GTATCACAACGCTAATTGGAGGTGGGACTGGCCCTGCTGATGGAACTCGTGCAACTACATGTACTCCTGGACCAGTACACATGAAATTGATGTTGCAATCAACTGATAATTTGCCACTAAATTTTGGCTTCACGGGGAAG GGGAACAGTGCCAAGCCAGAGGGGTTGGAAGAAATAATCAAGTCAGGCGCGATGGGTTTGAAGCTACATGAGGACTGGGGAACCACCCCTGCTGCAATAGACAATTGTTTGAGTGTTGCAGACAAATATGACGTTCAA GTCAATATCCATACAGACACATTGAATGAATCTGGATGCGTAGAACATACCATAGCTGCTTTTAAAGATAGAACCATACATACATACCACAG TGAAGGCGCAGGCGGTGGTCATGCTCCAGATATTATCAAAGTATGTGGTGTAAAAAATGTCTTGCCTTCATCCACCAACCCAACTCGTCCTTTTACTTCCAATACAGTGGATGAGCACCTAGACATGCTA ATGGTTTGTCATCATCTTGATAAGAATATCCCAGAAGATGTATCATTTGCCGAATCCCGGATAAGGGCCGAGACAATTGCTGCAGAAGACATTTTACATGATCTGGGGGCCATCAGTATTATTTCTTCTGATTCGGAAGCCATGGGTCGTATTGGAGAG GTGATAACGCGAACGTGGCAAACTGCTCACAAGATGAAGGAACAAAGGGGACAAATTGGTCATACTGGGTCCCTCAATGACAATTTCCGCATCAAACGATACATCGCCAAATACACTATCAATCCTGCAATAGCTAATGGGTTTTCTGAATACGTTGGTTCAGTTGAG GCTGGCAAATTAGCTGATCTTGTATTGTGGAAGCCTTCTTTCTTTGGAGCAAAACCAGAAATGGTGATCAAAGGTGGCGAAATTGCTTGGGCTAATATGGGAGATCCAAACGCAAGCATCCCTACTCCTGAACCG GTAATGATGAGGCCTATGTTCGGTTTATTTGGCAATGCTGGAAGTTCGAACTCGATTTCTTTTGTCAGCAAG GCTGCTAAGGAAGCTGGAATTGGAACCGAATATGGTCTTAAGAAGAGGGTCGAAGCTGTGAGCAACGCGAGGAAACTCACTAAACTCGATATGAAGCTCAATAGTGCGCTTCCTGTGATTGAGGTGGACCCAGAGACATACACTGTTACAGCAGACGGTGAAGTCCTTACCTGCAGTCCAGCCACCACGGTTCCTCTATCGCGAAATTATTTCCTGTTCTAG
- the LOC113302795 gene encoding urease-like isoform X1, with protein MDIGRQILGRRQVLPAVPHLLHMVQVEGTFRDGTKLITVHDAIASDNGNLELALHGSFLPVPSLDKFSDTENDMVPGEILFATGDIVLNAGRPAITLKVVNTADRPVQVGSHYHFIEVNPYLVFDRRRAYGMRLNIPAGTAIRFEPGYAKSVTLVRIGGRQVIRGGNGIADGPFDVSQIAKVMEAVTAKSIGHQEEANASEGIAGEEPTVTKVVSREAYANMYGPKTGNKVRLGDTDLYAEIERDFAVYGDECVFGGGKVVRDGMGQASGYSSSDCLDTVITNALIIDYTGIYKADVGIKGGLIVRIGKSGNPDVMHGVFFNMTVGVNTEVIAGEGLILTAGGIDCHVHFICPQLADTAISSGITTLIGGGTGPADGTRATTCTPGPVHMKLMLQSTDNLPLNFGFTGKGNSAKPEGLEEIIKSGAMGLKLHEDWGTTPAAIDNCLSVADKYDVQVNIHTDTLNESGCVEHTIAAFKDRTIHTYHSEGAGGGHAPDIIKVCGVKNVLPSSTNPTRPFTSNTVDEHLDMLMVCHHLDKNIPEDVSFAESRIRAETIAAEDILHDLGAISIISSDSEAMGRIGEVITRTWQTAHKMKEQRGQIGHTGSLNDNFRIKRYIAKYTINPAIANGFSEYVGSVEAGKLADLVLWKPSFFGAKPEMVIKGGEIAWANMGDPNASIPTPEPVMMRPMFGLFGNAGSSNSISFVSKAAKEAGIGTEYGLKKRVEAVSNARKLTKLDMKLNSALPVIEVDPETYTVTADGEVLTCSPATTVPLSRNYFLF; from the exons ATGGACATTGGGAGACAAATTTTAGGAAG GAGGCAAGTTCTTCCAGCTGTTCCGCACCTTCTACACATGGTTCAG GTTGAAGGGACATTTCGAGACGGAACAAAGTTAATCACTGTTCATGATGCTATTGCGAGTGATAATGGGAATTTGGAGCTAGCTTTACATGGGTCTTTCCTTCCAG TTCCTTCGCTAGACAAGTTTTCTGATACAGAAAATGATATGGTTCCTGGCGAAATCTTGTTTGCAACGGGTGATATTGTGCTTAATGCTGGAAGGCCAGCCATTACTCTTAAGGTTGTTAACACTGCCGACAGACCTGTTCAG GTTGGTAGTCACTATCATTTCATTGAAGTAAACCCATATCTGGTTTTCGATCGAAGGAGAGCTTATGGCATGCGACTGAATATACCAGCAGGCACAGCTATTCGGTTTGAG CCAGGGTATGCCAAAAGTGTTACTCTGGTAAGAATTGGAGGAAGGCAAGTAATAAGAGGAGGGAATGGCATTGCAGACGGTCCTTTCGATGTTTCCCAGATTGCCAAGGTGATGGAAGCTGTGACTGCTAAATCAATTGGCCACCAAGAGGAAGCAAATGCTAG TGAAGGTATCGCAGGAGAAGAACCAACTGTAACGAAAGTAGTTTCTCGAGAAGCTTACGCTAACATGTATGGGCCTAAGACTGGCAACAAAGTTCGCCTCGGTGATACCGACTTGTATGCAGAAATTGAAAGAGATTTTGCTGTTTATGGCGACGAATGTGTATTTGGAGGTGGAAAGGTGGTAAGGGATGGAATGGGGCAGGCTTCTGGCTATTCATCATCTGACTGCCTGGATACTGTTATTACAAATGCTTTAATAATTGATTATACAGGAATTTACAAAGCTGATGTTGGTATCAAAGGCGGACTGATTGTCCGCATTGGAAAATCAGGAAATCCTGACGTAATGCATGGTGTTTTCTTTAATATGACCGTTGGG GTCAACACTGAGGTTATTGCCGGAGAAGGACTTATTCTAACTGCAGGGGGCATTGACTGTCATGTTCATTTCATTTGTCCGCAACTAGCAGATACAGCAATATCAAGCG GTATCACAACGCTAATTGGAGGTGGGACTGGCCCTGCTGATGGAACTCGTGCAACTACATGTACTCCTGGACCAGTACACATGAAATTGATGTTGCAATCAACTGATAATTTGCCACTAAATTTTGGCTTCACGGGGAAG GGGAACAGTGCCAAGCCAGAGGGGTTGGAAGAAATAATCAAGTCAGGCGCGATGGGTTTGAAGCTACATGAGGACTGGGGAACCACCCCTGCTGCAATAGACAATTGTTTGAGTGTTGCAGACAAATATGACGTTCAA GTCAATATCCATACAGACACATTGAATGAATCTGGATGCGTAGAACATACCATAGCTGCTTTTAAAGATAGAACCATACATACATACCACAG TGAAGGCGCAGGCGGTGGTCATGCTCCAGATATTATCAAAGTATGTGGTGTAAAAAATGTCTTGCCTTCATCCACCAACCCAACTCGTCCTTTTACTTCCAATACAGTGGATGAGCACCTAGACATGCTA ATGGTTTGTCATCATCTTGATAAGAATATCCCAGAAGATGTATCATTTGCCGAATCCCGGATAAGGGCCGAGACAATTGCTGCAGAAGACATTTTACATGATCTGGGGGCCATCAGTATTATTTCTTCTGATTCGGAAGCCATGGGTCGTATTGGAGAG GTGATAACGCGAACGTGGCAAACTGCTCACAAGATGAAGGAACAAAGGGGACAAATTGGTCATACTGGGTCCCTCAATGACAATTTCCGCATCAAACGATACATCGCCAAATACACTATCAATCCTGCAATAGCTAATGGGTTTTCTGAATACGTTGGTTCAGTTGAG GCTGGCAAATTAGCTGATCTTGTATTGTGGAAGCCTTCTTTCTTTGGAGCAAAACCAGAAATGGTGATCAAAGGTGGCGAAATTGCTTGGGCTAATATGGGAGATCCAAACGCAAGCATCCCTACTCCTGAACCG GTAATGATGAGGCCTATGTTCGGTTTATTTGGCAATGCTGGAAGTTCGAACTCGATTTCTTTTGTCAGCAAG GCTGCTAAGGAAGCTGGAATTGGAACCGAATATGGTCTTAAGAAGAGGGTCGAAGCTGTGAGCAACGCGAGGAAACTCACTAAACTCGATATGAAGCTCAATAGTGCGCTTCCTGTGATTGAGGTGGACCCAGAGACATACACTGTTACAGCAGACGGTGAAGTCCTTACCTGCAGTCCAGCCACCACGGTTCCTCTATCGCGAAATTATTTCCTGTTCTAG